The Euphorbia lathyris chromosome 3, ddEupLath1.1, whole genome shotgun sequence genome contains a region encoding:
- the LOC136222670 gene encoding mechanosensitive ion channel protein 6-like, with product MEYSQLKKSFKNNASYNMRRISGSGGPASDSNEELPILSHHRLDNAQDSGSGSGSSPAAIKTDRNEVVVKVDAATPANPCSDNITEVSSNIGTPRNQDTEDPPSKLIGQFLKKQKMVGGEISLDMDMEMDELRRDFHDLGLPPLPESSLRSSNTSKEIRVSFDPYSSGMDGSIESIRRRYRDLQEGKENSVHNTDQQLKRDQVLKCTSNSSFRADPNSNISRLKTKSRILDPSPEELDRMSERLLPPKSSPLKSTGGVGLSRATDEEEEDPLEGEDLPQEYTISNINTWTVLQWLGLIGIIAALICTLVISSLREQDFLQLKLWKWEVLLLVLISGRLVSGWGIRIIVFFIERNFLLRKRVLYFVYGLKSGVQNCWWLGLVLLAWHFLFDGKVRKDDRAHILKYVTRVLVCFLVANFIWLIKTLMVKVLASSFHVSTYFDRIQESIFNQYVIETLSGPPLVEIQKNDEDEFDKTSAEIRRLQNAGIAIPAELKQAVLNGGNTNVQRSLRAGKSFRFSKQLSKKGDNKKGDTGITIENLHKLNHKNISAWNMKRLMNIVRHGSLSTLDEQILGHGHYDEYGTEIRSEQEAKAAARKIYHNVARHGSRYIYLEDLLRFMREDEALKTMSCFEGASETKRISKSSLKDWVVNAFRERRALALTLNDTKTAVNRLHKVVKIVVSVIIMVIWLVILGIATSKFVLFIGSQFLVVSFIFGNTAKTLFESIIFLFLIHPFDVGDRCEVDGEQYIVEEMNILTTVFLRGDNLKVVFPNSVLAMKPIGNFYRSPDMGDAVDFYIHISTPAEKISAMKQRIISFIEGKKEHWYPGPAVVLMELASLKKIKVAVWIRHRNNHQDMGERYIRRSLLIEEVVRVLKELDLHYMLFPRDFNINDNTPPP from the exons ATGGAGTACTCACAACTAAAGAAATCCTTCAAAAACAATGCATCATACAACATGAGAAGAATCTCCGGTTCAGGAGGTCCAGCATCCGACTCCAACGAAGAGCTGCCTATTCTTTCTCATCACCGATTAGATAACGCCCAAGACTCAGGATCTGGATCAGGATCATCTCCGGCCGCCATTAAAACCGACCGTAATGAGGTCGTTGTAAAGGTAGACGCCGCTACTCCCGCAAATCCCTGCTCCGACAACATTACTGAAGTTTCTTCTAATATCGGAACCCCAAGGAATCAGGACACCGAGGATCCGCCCTCCAAATTAATCGGACAATTCTTGAAGAAACAGAAAATGGTCGGCGGCGAGATTTCTCTAGACATGGACATGGAAATGGATGAGCTAAGACGCGATTTCCATGATCTAGGATTACCTCCCTTACCCGAATCATCATTAAGAAGCAGCAATACTTCTAAAGAAATTAGGGTTTCCTTCGATCCTTATTCATCTGGCATGGATGGCTCCATCGAATCTATTAGAAGACGATATAGGGATTTacaagaagggaaagaaaatTCAGTACATAACACAGATCAGCAACTAAAACGAGATCAGGTCTTAAAATGCACATCAAATTCATCGTTTCGAGCAGATCCTAACAGCAATATTTCAAGATTAAAAACGAAATCAAGGATTTTAGATCCATCACCAGAAGAATTAGATAGAATGTCAGAGAGATTATTACCCCCAAAATCAAGCCCTTTAAAATCAACTGGAGGTGTAGGACTCAGTAGAGCAacagatgaagaagaagaggaccCATTAGAAGGCGAAGATTTGCCTCAAGAATACACGATATCTAATATAAATACATGGACTGTGCTTCAATGGTTAGGTTTGATAGGAATTATAGCTGCACTAATATGCACTCTTGTTATATCTTCATTAAGAGAACAGGACTTCTTACAGCTTAAATTGTGGAAATGGGAGGTTTTATTGCTGGTTCTCATCTCCGGGAGACTCGTTTCCGGTTGGGGAATTCGGATAATAGTGTTTTTCATTGAAAGAAATTttctattaagaaaaagggtttTGTACTTTGTTTATGGATTGAAATCTGGGGTTCAAAATTGCTGGTGGTTAGGACTTGTTTTGTTAGCTTGGCATTTCTTATTTGATGGAAAGGTTAGGAAGGATGATAGAGCACACATTCTCAAGTATGTTACAAGAGTTTTAGTCTGCTTTTTGGTGGCTAATTTCATATGGTTGATCAAAACATTAATGGTTAAAGTACTTGCTTCATCTTTCCATGTTAGTACTTATTTTGATAGGATTCAAGAATCCATCTTTAATCAGTATGTTATTGAGACTCTTTCGGGTCCGCCTTTGGTTGAGATACAGAAAAATGATGAAGACGAATTCGATAAAACTTCAGCTGAGATTCGCAGATTACAGAATGCTGGTATTGCTATTCCTGCTGAACTTAAGCAAGCAGTTTTAAATGGGGGGAATACGAATGTGCAGAGAAGTCTAAGAGCAGGGAAAAGCTTCAGGTTTTCTAAGCAACTTTCAAAAAAGGGAGATAACAAAAAAGGAGATACTGGGATCACAATTGAAAACTTGCATAAATTAAATCATAAGAATATTTCAGCTTGGAATATGAAGAGATTGATGAATATTGTTAGACATGGTTCTTTATCTACGTTGGATGAGCAAATACTAGGGCATGGCCATTATGATGAATATGGAACCGAAATTAGAAGTGAACAAGAAGCCAAAGCTGCTGCAAGAAAGATTTATCACAACGTTGCTCGCCATGGATCTAG gtATATCTACTTAGAGGATTTGTTGCGGTTTATGCGTGAGGATGAAGCTTTGAAAACAATGAGTTGCTTTGAAGGAGCATCTGAAACTAAAAGGATCAGTAAATCATCTCTCAAAGACTGGGTG GTGAATGCATTTAGAGAGAGGAGAGCACTTGCTCTAACATTGAATGACACAAAGACAGCAGTAAACAGGCTTCATAAAGTGGTGAAGATAGTAGTTAGTGTAATTATAATGGTGATATGGTTGGTCATACTTGGAATTGCCACAAGCAAATTTGTTCTCTTCATAGGATCCCAATTTCTTGTTGTCTCCTTCATCTTTGGAAACACTGCCAAGACTTTGTTTGAATCAATTATCTTCCTCTTCTTAATCCACCCATTTGATGTCGGTGACCGTTGCGAAGTCGACGGAGAACAG TATATAGTGGAAGAAATGAATATCCTAACGACCGTTTTCCTAAGAGGAGACAATCTAAAGGTTGTATTCCCTAACAGTGTTCTTGCAATGAAACCCATTGGCAACTTCTATCGCAGTCCTGATATGGGCGATGCAGTTGACTTCTACATCCATATCTCTACTCCAGCGGAAAAGATTTCTGCTATGAAACAGAGAATAATAAG TTTCATCGAAGGGAAGAAAGAGCACTGGTATCCAGGTCCAGCAGTAGTATTGATGGAGCTGGCaagtttgaaaaagataaaAGTAGCAGTATGGATAAGACATAGAAACAACCATCAAGATATGGGAGAAAGATACATAAGAAGATCTCTATTAATAGAAGAAGTTGTTAGAGTTTTGAAGGAACTTGATCTTCACTACATGTTATTTCCTCGTGATTTTAATATAAATGACAATACACCTCCTCCTTAA
- the LOC136222040 gene encoding serine/threonine-protein kinase STY46-like isoform X2 gives MVVMMVEDNNESCGSRLQDTTTTTSSSSSPSPSFSGRKQTQKFEVYTEVLRRLKDSNNDEANHPGFDDQLWAHFLRLPTRYALDVNVERAEDVLMHKRLLQLAHDPDNRPAIEVKLVQVHPIYDGNLANSDLSDSPSKRASQSSRKSIHPPPAFGSSPNLEALALEANKSENEDGDNSVHANSKFSRPMHEITFSTDDKPKLLSQLTALLAEIGLNIQEAHAFSTVDGYSLDVFVVDGWPYEETEQLRLALEKEAFRIERHNWPSNNSSSPTSEHEKIQIKSDPDYVAIPSDGTDVWEIDPQNLKFENKVASGSYGDLYKGAYCSQEVAIKVLKPERINTDLQKEFAQEVFIMRKVRHKNVVQFIGACTKPPSLCIVTEFMSGGSVYDYLHKQKGVFKLPSLLKVAIDISKGMNYLHQNNIIHRDLKAANLLMDENEVVKVADFGVARVKAQTGVMTAETGTYRWMAPEVIEHKPYDHKADVFSFGVVLWELLTGKLPYEYLTPLQAAVGVVQKNLRPTIPKNINPKLGELLEKCWQQDPSQRPDFSEIISTLQQIAKEVGDEAEGRKEKSSGGFLSVLRRGHHH, from the exons ATGGTGGTGATGATGGTGGAGGATAATAATGAAAGTTGCGGAAGCAGATTGCAGGATACGACCACCaccacttcttcttcttcttctccatcgCCTTCGTTTTCCGGAAGGAAACAGACTCAGAAGTTTGAGGTTTACACTGAGGTTCTTCGTAGGCTTAAAGACTCCAACAATGACGAGGCTAATCACCCTGGTTTTGATGATCAACTCTGGGCTCACTTCCTCCGTCTTCCTACTCG ATACGCATTAGATGTGAATGTCGAGAGGGCTGAAGATGTACTGATGCACAAAAGATTACTGCAATTAGCTCATGATCCTGATAATAGACCTGCTATTGAAGTAAAACTTGTACAG GTTCATCCTATCTATGATGGAAACTTGGCAAATTCTGATCTTTCAGACTCTCCCTCTAAAAGAGCTTCTCAAAGTAGTAGAAAGAG CATACATCCCCCACCTGCATTTGGCTCATCACCAAATCTTGAAGCACTTGCACTTGAAGCAAATAAATCTGAAAATGAAGATGGTGATAATTCTGTGCATGCCAATTCAAAGTTCTCTCG GCCCATGCATGAAATTACTTTTTCAACAGATGACAAGCCAAAGCTTCTTAGTCAG TTGACTGCCTTACTTGCAGAGATTGGATTGAACATCCAAGAAGCACATGCTTTCTCCACAGTTGATGGCTACTCCTTGGATGTATTTGTTGTTGATGGTTGGCCATATGAG GAAACGGAGCAGCTCAGATTAGCATTGGAAAAGGAAGCTTTTAGGATTGAG AGGCACAATTGGCCAAGTAATAATTCATCATCACCTACCAGTGAACATGAGAAAATACAGATAAAATCTGATCCTGATTATGTAGCGATACCTAGTGATGGGACTGATGTCTGGGAAATTGATCCTCAGAACTTGAAGTTTGAGAACAAAGTTGCATCTGGATCGTATGGTGATTT GTACAAGGGTGCATACTGTAGTCAGGAAGTAGCTATAAAGGTCCTTAAGCCTGAGAGAATAAATACAGATTTGCAGAAAGAATTCGCCCAGGAAGTTTTCATAATGAG GAAGGTTCGACATAAGAATGTTGTACAATTTATAGGTGCTTGTACAAAGCCTCCTAGTTTATGTATTGTGACAG AATTTATGTCTGGTGGAAGTGTGTATGACTACCTACACAAACAGAAGGGCGTTTTTAAGCTCCCATCCCTGCTTAAAGTAGCGATAGATATTTCTAAAGGAATGAACTACTTAcaccaaaataatataattcacAGGGATTTGAAGGCTGCAAATCTTCTCATGGATGAAAACGAA GTTGTTAAGGTCGCTGATTTTGGGGTTGCAAGGGTGAAGGCTCAAACTGGAGTTATGACTGCTGAAACTGGGACCTATAGATGGATGGCTCCTGAG GTGATAGAGCACAAACCATACGATCACAAGGCAGATGTGTTCAGTTTTGGAGTTGTGTTATGGGAGCTGTTAACGGGAAAG CTTCCATACGAGTACTTGACCCCATTACAAGCAGCAGTGGGCGTGGTTCAAAAG AATCTACGGCCTACAATCCCTAAGAACATTAATCCAAAGCTAGGGGAGCTACTGGAAAAATGTTGGCAGCAAGATCCATCACAACGACCTGACTTCTCCGAGATTATCAGTACCCTGCAACAAATAGCCAAGGAG GTTGGGGATGAAGCTGAAGGGCGGAAGGAGAAATCTTCTGGAGGATTTCTATCCGTTCTTAGAAGGGGACATCACCATTGA
- the LOC136222040 gene encoding serine/threonine-protein kinase STY46-like isoform X1, with amino-acid sequence MVVMMVEDNNESCGSRLQDTTTTTSSSSSPSPSFSGRKQTQKFEVYTEVLRRLKDSNNDEANHPGFDDQLWAHFLRLPTRYALDVNVERAEDVLMHKRLLQLAHDPDNRPAIEVKLVQVHPIYDGNLANSDLSDSPSKRASQSSRKSIHPPPAFGSSPNLEALALEANKSENEDGDNSVHANSKFSRPMHEITFSTDDKPKLLSQLTALLAEIGLNIQEAHAFSTVDGYSLDVFVVDGWPYEETEQLRLALEKEAFRIEQRHNWPSNNSSSPTSEHEKIQIKSDPDYVAIPSDGTDVWEIDPQNLKFENKVASGSYGDLYKGAYCSQEVAIKVLKPERINTDLQKEFAQEVFIMRKVRHKNVVQFIGACTKPPSLCIVTEFMSGGSVYDYLHKQKGVFKLPSLLKVAIDISKGMNYLHQNNIIHRDLKAANLLMDENEVVKVADFGVARVKAQTGVMTAETGTYRWMAPEVIEHKPYDHKADVFSFGVVLWELLTGKLPYEYLTPLQAAVGVVQKNLRPTIPKNINPKLGELLEKCWQQDPSQRPDFSEIISTLQQIAKEVGDEAEGRKEKSSGGFLSVLRRGHHH; translated from the exons ATGGTGGTGATGATGGTGGAGGATAATAATGAAAGTTGCGGAAGCAGATTGCAGGATACGACCACCaccacttcttcttcttcttctccatcgCCTTCGTTTTCCGGAAGGAAACAGACTCAGAAGTTTGAGGTTTACACTGAGGTTCTTCGTAGGCTTAAAGACTCCAACAATGACGAGGCTAATCACCCTGGTTTTGATGATCAACTCTGGGCTCACTTCCTCCGTCTTCCTACTCG ATACGCATTAGATGTGAATGTCGAGAGGGCTGAAGATGTACTGATGCACAAAAGATTACTGCAATTAGCTCATGATCCTGATAATAGACCTGCTATTGAAGTAAAACTTGTACAG GTTCATCCTATCTATGATGGAAACTTGGCAAATTCTGATCTTTCAGACTCTCCCTCTAAAAGAGCTTCTCAAAGTAGTAGAAAGAG CATACATCCCCCACCTGCATTTGGCTCATCACCAAATCTTGAAGCACTTGCACTTGAAGCAAATAAATCTGAAAATGAAGATGGTGATAATTCTGTGCATGCCAATTCAAAGTTCTCTCG GCCCATGCATGAAATTACTTTTTCAACAGATGACAAGCCAAAGCTTCTTAGTCAG TTGACTGCCTTACTTGCAGAGATTGGATTGAACATCCAAGAAGCACATGCTTTCTCCACAGTTGATGGCTACTCCTTGGATGTATTTGTTGTTGATGGTTGGCCATATGAG GAAACGGAGCAGCTCAGATTAGCATTGGAAAAGGAAGCTTTTAGGATTGAG CAGAGGCACAATTGGCCAAGTAATAATTCATCATCACCTACCAGTGAACATGAGAAAATACAGATAAAATCTGATCCTGATTATGTAGCGATACCTAGTGATGGGACTGATGTCTGGGAAATTGATCCTCAGAACTTGAAGTTTGAGAACAAAGTTGCATCTGGATCGTATGGTGATTT GTACAAGGGTGCATACTGTAGTCAGGAAGTAGCTATAAAGGTCCTTAAGCCTGAGAGAATAAATACAGATTTGCAGAAAGAATTCGCCCAGGAAGTTTTCATAATGAG GAAGGTTCGACATAAGAATGTTGTACAATTTATAGGTGCTTGTACAAAGCCTCCTAGTTTATGTATTGTGACAG AATTTATGTCTGGTGGAAGTGTGTATGACTACCTACACAAACAGAAGGGCGTTTTTAAGCTCCCATCCCTGCTTAAAGTAGCGATAGATATTTCTAAAGGAATGAACTACTTAcaccaaaataatataattcacAGGGATTTGAAGGCTGCAAATCTTCTCATGGATGAAAACGAA GTTGTTAAGGTCGCTGATTTTGGGGTTGCAAGGGTGAAGGCTCAAACTGGAGTTATGACTGCTGAAACTGGGACCTATAGATGGATGGCTCCTGAG GTGATAGAGCACAAACCATACGATCACAAGGCAGATGTGTTCAGTTTTGGAGTTGTGTTATGGGAGCTGTTAACGGGAAAG CTTCCATACGAGTACTTGACCCCATTACAAGCAGCAGTGGGCGTGGTTCAAAAG AATCTACGGCCTACAATCCCTAAGAACATTAATCCAAAGCTAGGGGAGCTACTGGAAAAATGTTGGCAGCAAGATCCATCACAACGACCTGACTTCTCCGAGATTATCAGTACCCTGCAACAAATAGCCAAGGAG GTTGGGGATGAAGCTGAAGGGCGGAAGGAGAAATCTTCTGGAGGATTTCTATCCGTTCTTAGAAGGGGACATCACCATTGA